In Armatimonadota bacterium, the following proteins share a genomic window:
- a CDS encoding hypothetical protein (possible pseudo, frameshifted), translated as MNLGERLRSARKRAGLSLHKVAARVGVSAQAISKYERGLDIPSSTVLIRLAGELGVSLEWLLRPVQVSLSAVAYRSHRSRLPSRAMAQIEERVREWLERYLAIEDILGEGQTFRLPSIPRTIEHEEDVERVAEDLRRAWNLGDDPIPHLISTLEAQGIRVGVMPAPDHFDALTLFANKGGTCYGR; from the coding sequence ATGAACCTTGGCGAGCGACTCCGCAGTGCCCGCAAGCGCGCTGGTCTCAGCCTGCACAAGGTGGCTGCTCGTGTAGGTGTCAGTGCACAAGCCATCTCCAAGTACGAGCGTGGCTTGGACATACCGAGCTCCACCGTATTGATTCGGCTTGCGGGTGAGCTGGGCGTTTCGCTGGAATGGTTGCTGCGTCCGGTGCAGGTCTCGCTCTCCGCAGTGGCTTACCGTAGTCACCGTAGCCGTTTGCCGAGTCGGGCTATGGCTCAAATAGAAGAACGGGTACGGGAGTGGCTGGAGCGCTATCTGGCGATAGAAGACATTCTGGGCGAAGGGCAAACGTTCCGGTTACCCTCCATCCCGCGCACGATAGAGCACGAAGAGGATGTGGAACGGGTGGCAGAGGATTTGCGACGTGCCTGGAACCTTGGCGATGACCCTATTCCGCATCTCATCAGCACCCTTGAGGCTCAGGGGATCCGTGTGGGCGTTATGCCTGCGCCCGATCATTTCGACGCTCTCACTTTATTCGCCAACAAAGGGGGTACCTGTTATGGTCGTTAA